One region of Neorhodopirellula lusitana genomic DNA includes:
- a CDS encoding thiamine phosphate synthase has translation MNSNNSTPTLRVLDANANRAAEGMRTLEETARFLLSAAELQFQFKNLRHDLSLAIARLPRLELLASRNTPDDIGTKTSTPSEQSRPDTASLIASASSRVQQALRCLEEYGKSIDVEFASQVEQIRYRVYDVTARLECLSLTTDTRRQRLASARLYALIDAGDGVDEMQTRMKLLADSGVGVIQLRDRQLDDRTLYERACVGASVARELGVLWIINDRPDIAFAADADGVHVGQEELPVTAVRRIVGAERLIGLSTHDMDQVQTAMGSCADYLGCGPTFPSTTKQFSSFAGCDFLQSVSDYFAQLEVVPRPAFAIGGITTDNVQQVADAGFDRIAVTSGLAGDDVTKAARVFLETLKTNDAPVAGR, from the coding sequence ATGAACTCCAACAACTCGACTCCGACCCTGCGAGTGCTGGACGCGAATGCGAACCGCGCCGCCGAAGGAATGCGGACGCTTGAAGAAACGGCTCGTTTCCTATTGTCCGCCGCCGAACTGCAATTTCAGTTCAAAAATCTGCGTCACGATTTGTCACTCGCGATCGCCCGGTTGCCTCGATTGGAACTGCTTGCGTCGCGTAACACTCCGGACGACATTGGAACCAAGACTTCAACACCTAGCGAACAATCTCGGCCGGACACCGCGAGTCTGATTGCATCCGCATCCTCGCGAGTCCAACAAGCCCTGCGTTGCCTGGAAGAATACGGCAAGTCAATCGACGTTGAATTCGCCAGCCAGGTCGAACAGATACGCTACCGCGTCTACGACGTGACTGCCCGACTCGAATGCCTGTCACTGACCACCGATACCCGGCGCCAACGACTCGCATCCGCACGGCTGTATGCCTTGATCGATGCAGGGGACGGCGTCGACGAAATGCAAACCCGAATGAAGTTGCTGGCGGATTCCGGCGTGGGAGTCATCCAGCTTCGCGATCGGCAACTCGACGATCGCACGCTGTATGAGCGTGCGTGCGTGGGAGCCAGTGTTGCTCGTGAGTTAGGCGTGCTGTGGATCATCAACGATCGACCGGACATCGCCTTCGCCGCCGATGCTGACGGAGTCCATGTCGGGCAAGAAGAACTTCCCGTGACGGCAGTGCGACGGATCGTCGGGGCGGAACGTTTAATTGGCTTGTCGACTCACGACATGGACCAAGTCCAAACCGCGATGGGATCATGTGCGGACTACCTAGGATGCGGCCCCACGTTCCCCAGCACCACCAAGCAATTCAGCAGCTTTGCCGGGTGCGACTTTTTACAATCCGTCAGCGACTACTTTGCCCAACTAGAAGTGGTTCCACGTCCCGCGTTCGCAATCGGCGGTATCACCACCGACAACGTGCAACAAGTCGCTGACGCCGGTTTCGATCGAATCGCAGTGACCAGCGGGTTAGCTGGTGACGACGTCACCAAGGCGGCCCGCGTTTTCTTAGAGACACTAAAGACGAACGACGCCCCGGTGGCGGGTCGCTGA
- the guaB gene encoding IMP dehydrogenase, translating to MFHDKIGDLGITFDDVLLLPAYSEVVPSEVDVSSQLTQRIRLQIPLISSPMDTVTEAEMAIALAKEGGLGIVHKNLSVKEQTAEVLKVKRSANGIIVNPVTLTPEEKVSKAAELMDKANVSGIPIVHSDRTLAGILTRRDLRFLEDPDLPISEVMTKNNLVTAVGNVSLAQAEKILTEKRVEKLLLIDEERKLTGLITIRDIDMMKRYPRACKDPQGRLRVGAAIGVGDFERAEKLIAQGVDLLVVDSAHGHSKNVIDTVKEIKTNKAWDIDVVAGNVATAQGAADLIAAGADAVKVGIGPGSICTTRVISGIGVPQVTAILNAVQVAHEKNIPVIADGGIRFSGDISKALAAGASTVMIGSLFAGLAESPGKMILYQGRTFKAYRGMGSMGAMVKGSSDRYRQKGTEAGKLVPEGVEGRVPFKGPLSDYAYQLVGGLRAGMGYLGTRTIEELRRDAKFLRVSAATVRENHPHDIAITQEAPNYSPDVASGETS from the coding sequence ATGTTTCACGACAAAATTGGTGATCTCGGCATCACCTTCGACGACGTCCTTCTGCTTCCCGCCTACAGCGAAGTCGTACCCAGCGAAGTCGACGTCAGCAGCCAGCTTACCCAGCGAATTCGGCTGCAAATCCCGCTGATCTCCTCGCCCATGGACACGGTCACTGAGGCCGAGATGGCGATCGCTTTGGCGAAAGAGGGCGGTTTGGGCATTGTGCACAAAAACCTTTCGGTCAAAGAACAGACCGCGGAAGTGCTAAAGGTCAAACGCTCGGCCAACGGCATCATCGTGAACCCCGTCACGCTGACCCCGGAAGAAAAAGTCAGCAAGGCGGCCGAGCTGATGGACAAGGCCAATGTTTCCGGAATTCCGATCGTTCACAGCGACCGGACCCTCGCCGGCATCCTGACACGCCGCGATTTACGCTTTTTGGAGGACCCCGATCTGCCGATTTCGGAGGTCATGACAAAAAATAATTTAGTGACGGCTGTGGGAAATGTGAGTCTTGCGCAAGCTGAGAAGATTTTAACGGAAAAAAGGGTAGAGAAGCTTCTCCTGATTGACGAAGAAAGAAAACTGACGGGGTTAATCACCATTCGCGACATCGACATGATGAAGCGGTACCCTCGAGCCTGCAAAGATCCGCAAGGCCGACTTCGAGTCGGTGCGGCAATCGGAGTCGGCGATTTCGAGCGTGCTGAAAAACTGATTGCTCAAGGCGTCGACCTACTTGTGGTCGATTCCGCTCACGGGCACAGCAAAAATGTGATCGACACCGTCAAAGAAATCAAAACGAACAAAGCATGGGACATCGATGTTGTGGCGGGGAACGTCGCGACGGCTCAGGGGGCAGCGGACTTGATCGCTGCGGGGGCTGACGCGGTGAAGGTCGGCATCGGTCCTGGATCGATTTGTACAACACGCGTGATCAGTGGCATTGGAGTGCCGCAAGTGACCGCGATTTTGAACGCTGTCCAAGTCGCTCACGAAAAGAACATTCCTGTCATTGCTGACGGCGGCATTCGCTTCAGTGGTGACATTAGCAAAGCACTCGCCGCTGGAGCTTCCACGGTCATGATCGGCAGTTTATTTGCCGGCCTGGCGGAAAGCCCTGGCAAGATGATTCTGTACCAAGGTCGTACCTTCAAGGCGTATCGTGGGATGGGATCGATGGGTGCGATGGTAAAGGGAAGTAGTGACCGGTATCGCCAAAAAGGCACCGAGGCGGGCAAGCTTGTCCCCGAAGGTGTCGAAGGACGCGTGCCGTTCAAAGGCCCGCTGTCCGATTACGCTTACCAGTTGGTAGGTGGTCTTCGAGCCGGCATGGGTTACTTGGGAACACGGACGATCGAAGAACTCCGTCGAGATGCGAAATTCCTTCGCGTATCGGCAGCCACGGTTAGGGAAAACCACCCCCATGACATCGCGATTACTCAAGAAGCGCCTAACTACAGCCCCGATGTCGCATCGGGCGAAACTAGCTAG
- a CDS encoding tRNA-queuosine alpha-mannosyltransferase domain-containing protein — MHILAVEPYYGGSHRSFLDNVVQRSRHDWTLVTGPARHWKWRMRSSSLALAEQATERLRSRAENGAPEIDLVFCTDMLDVPQWLGLMQCSPLIAPNPTKASPNSLLATNTPVVTYFHENQWTYPTAPRAREDFHYGYTNLLTALASNAIWFNSRFHQDTFWDASQNFLRRMPDSVPAHRIDAAIKRSLVVPPGFNGASELADARPNRSAGTDSPLVIGWVSRWEPDKRPDQFARILESLHQQGVPFELILLGARPQKPPPELEVIRERYREQIRHDGFAGDDYHERLAEMDVVVSTADHEFFGIAVCEAIWAGAIPVVPNRLSYPELVPSTSQYDSRNEAVQLITKIARQDSKTRDNRWRQCRDQIADFRTSHLVPIMDDLLDNVLVPNQ, encoded by the coding sequence ATGCACATTCTGGCGGTTGAACCCTACTACGGCGGCAGCCACCGATCGTTCCTGGACAATGTGGTTCAGCGGAGCCGACACGATTGGACGCTCGTCACCGGGCCAGCCCGGCACTGGAAATGGCGGATGCGGTCATCCTCATTGGCGCTGGCCGAACAAGCGACTGAGCGGTTACGGTCGCGAGCTGAAAACGGAGCCCCCGAGATCGACCTGGTCTTCTGCACCGACATGCTCGATGTGCCGCAGTGGTTAGGGCTGATGCAATGTTCACCACTCATTGCACCGAACCCAACCAAAGCGAGTCCGAATTCGCTCCTTGCGACCAACACGCCCGTCGTCACCTACTTCCATGAAAACCAGTGGACGTATCCCACCGCGCCGCGGGCCCGAGAAGACTTCCACTACGGATACACCAACCTGTTGACCGCTCTGGCGTCTAACGCCATTTGGTTCAACTCACGCTTTCATCAAGACACGTTCTGGGACGCCAGCCAAAACTTCTTGCGACGAATGCCCGACAGTGTCCCGGCACACCGCATCGACGCGGCAATCAAGCGTTCGCTTGTTGTGCCACCGGGCTTCAACGGGGCAAGTGAATTAGCCGACGCCCGCCCCAATCGCTCCGCAGGCACAGACTCGCCGCTGGTGATTGGCTGGGTCAGTCGCTGGGAACCGGACAAGCGACCTGATCAGTTCGCACGCATCCTGGAGAGTCTTCACCAACAAGGCGTCCCCTTCGAACTCATCTTGCTAGGTGCACGCCCCCAAAAGCCACCGCCTGAATTGGAAGTAATTCGCGAGCGCTATCGTGAACAAATTCGCCATGACGGTTTCGCTGGCGACGACTACCACGAACGACTCGCCGAGATGGATGTGGTCGTCTCGACGGCGGACCACGAGTTCTTCGGCATCGCGGTCTGCGAAGCGATCTGGGCCGGTGCAATCCCTGTCGTTCCGAACCGCCTGAGCTACCCGGAACTCGTCCCCTCAACATCACAGTATGACTCTCGCAACGAGGCCGTTCAGCTAATCACGAAGATCGCTAGGCAAGATTCCAAAACTCGAGACAACCGCTGGCGTCAATGCCGCGATCAGATCGCCGACTTCCGAACGTCACACCTCGTTCCTATCATGGATGATCTTCTCGACAACGTACTTGTCCCGAATCAATAA
- a CDS encoding alpha/beta hydrolase — MKQLPNDELAGLCVNPCFMVMAALLSAIALGGTAIHAEPSVSFAENESASLLPTSSTLLQKPSTEKVRSGSTGLELARPSSLVGSTMPASNSMSAGSIQSADAIGAMFPKPASLSAEVQGDRLWLLSTRHMTSAACRANLRNPNFQFNRLDRCGRRSSSDLGDYLSTMTTDRPRIIYIHGNRRDAPTAISQGLWVYRQIASRRPNNQPFDWVIWSWPSDAESVLISDARKKAQKTDAQGLYVAWLLTQHHAHAQPTSLIGFSFGARVVSGSLHALAGGTVGRRSLDQPAITGANFDVGLLAPAVDNTWMSSCGQHRYANQNINEMVMLYNKRDIALKYFRFISGNSNAKALGCTGPRYMAPRHDGTRLPIRARDCASTVGNHHSEQQYYKNSCYAGREMASLISSSLIVH; from the coding sequence ATGAAGCAACTACCCAACGACGAGCTGGCTGGCCTCTGTGTGAATCCTTGTTTCATGGTGATGGCTGCGTTGCTATCCGCGATCGCATTGGGAGGAACTGCTATCCATGCGGAGCCATCGGTCTCGTTTGCGGAGAATGAATCGGCATCCTTATTGCCCACGTCATCAACACTGCTGCAAAAACCGTCCACCGAGAAGGTTCGATCTGGATCGACCGGCCTCGAACTTGCTCGTCCCAGTTCGCTAGTCGGCAGCACTATGCCGGCGAGCAACTCGATGTCGGCGGGCAGCATTCAGTCCGCCGACGCGATAGGAGCGATGTTTCCCAAGCCAGCTTCGCTTTCGGCTGAGGTTCAAGGCGACCGATTGTGGTTGTTGAGTACGCGGCACATGACTTCGGCTGCATGTCGAGCGAACCTGCGAAATCCGAACTTTCAGTTCAACCGGCTTGATCGATGCGGTCGCCGAAGCTCAAGCGATCTAGGCGACTACCTGTCGACGATGACCACCGACCGGCCGCGCATCATTTATATTCACGGAAACCGCCGTGATGCCCCGACCGCGATCAGCCAGGGGTTGTGGGTGTACCGTCAGATCGCAAGCCGCCGGCCCAATAATCAGCCTTTCGATTGGGTGATTTGGAGCTGGCCGAGCGACGCGGAGTCGGTTTTGATTTCTGATGCCCGCAAGAAGGCTCAAAAAACGGATGCTCAAGGATTGTACGTGGCTTGGTTGTTGACGCAGCACCATGCACACGCCCAGCCAACATCACTGATCGGTTTCAGTTTTGGTGCCCGGGTTGTTAGCGGCAGTTTGCACGCTTTGGCGGGTGGTACGGTTGGCCGACGATCTCTTGATCAGCCCGCGATCACCGGCGCGAACTTCGACGTTGGCTTGTTGGCGCCCGCGGTTGACAACACTTGGATGTCGTCGTGTGGGCAGCATCGTTATGCCAACCAAAACATCAACGAAATGGTGATGCTGTACAACAAGCGTGACATCGCGTTGAAGTACTTCCGGTTCATCTCGGGGAACTCGAACGCCAAAGCGCTCGGCTGCACGGGGCCTCGTTACATGGCTCCTCGGCACGACGGAACTCGCTTGCCGATTCGTGCTCGCGATTGTGCAAGCACCGTTGGCAACCATCACAGCGAGCAGCAGTATTACAAGAACTCTTGCTACGCCGGGCGTGAGATGGCTTCGCTGATCAGCTCGTCATTGATTGTACACTGA